One genomic segment of Ignavibacteriota bacterium includes these proteins:
- a CDS encoding MFS transporter, translated as MLTLKEKIGYSLGDAASNIYFQTFIIFLLNFYTDVFGLPAAAVGTMFLVTRIFDAVNDPIMGVISDRVNTKWGKFRPFIFFFGIPMVIMGVLTFTTPDYDMSGKLIYAYITYNLLMVMYTIVNVPYSSLMAVITPNSLERTELSSFRFVAAFVGGLIVQGSTIYLVKYFGNGNDAIGWQYAMGVLGLLALSFLFITFVTTKERVQPPKNQKIELKKDLGDLFSNKAWLLIGGATVFQLIFIVVRSSSIVYYFKYYVIDQQMNLFGNIIDLPYETFTSTFLLSGTIFNILGAILTKWISKRFDKKNTYVGCLLISAVGSSLFFFIQPENVILIFFINILISFAWGPVSVLQWAMYTDAAEYSEWKNTRRATGLLMAASLFALKLGLTIGGALVGYILAYYGFVANEVQNAETIMGIRLLMSFYPAVFGIIGAALMLFYPLNNKMMLKIEYDLFVRKNSDN; from the coding sequence ATTTTAACATTAAAAGAAAAAATTGGTTATAGTTTGGGAGATGCTGCTTCAAATATTTATTTTCAGACGTTTATAATATTTCTACTAAATTTTTACACAGATGTTTTTGGTTTGCCTGCAGCAGCAGTTGGAACCATGTTTTTAGTTACAAGAATATTTGATGCAGTAAATGATCCAATTATGGGGGTTATATCTGATAGAGTAAATACAAAATGGGGAAAGTTTAGACCTTTCATTTTCTTTTTTGGCATTCCAATGGTGATAATGGGAGTTCTAACATTTACAACACCTGATTATGATATGTCCGGGAAATTAATTTATGCGTACATAACTTATAATCTCTTAATGGTAATGTACACAATCGTTAATGTACCATATTCTTCTTTAATGGCTGTAATAACTCCCAATTCTTTAGAAAGAACGGAATTAAGTTCATTTAGATTTGTTGCTGCTTTTGTTGGCGGACTTATAGTTCAAGGCTCAACAATATATTTAGTGAAATATTTTGGAAATGGAAATGATGCTATTGGTTGGCAATACGCAATGGGAGTATTGGGGCTACTAGCTTTGAGTTTTCTATTCATTACTTTTGTTACAACAAAAGAAAGAGTGCAACCGCCAAAAAATCAAAAAATTGAACTAAAAAAAGATTTAGGGGATTTATTTTCAAACAAAGCATGGTTGTTGATTGGCGGTGCTACTGTATTTCAATTAATATTTATAGTTGTTAGAAGCTCATCAATTGTTTATTACTTTAAATATTATGTAATCGATCAGCAGATGAATTTATTTGGAAATATAATTGATTTGCCATACGAAACATTTACTTCTACATTTCTACTTTCTGGAACAATCTTCAACATACTGGGTGCAATTTTAACAAAATGGATATCTAAGCGTTTTGATAAAAAGAATACTTATGTAGGTTGTTTATTGATAAGTGCAGTAGGAAGCAGTCTTTTCTTTTTTATACAACCAGAAAATGTAATATTAATATTTTTTATAAATATTCTAATATCGTTTGCTTGGGGACCAGTATCTGTGCTGCAATGGGCTATGTATACAGATGCTGCTGAATATTCTGAATGGAAGAATACAAGAAGAGCAACCGGTTTGTTAATGGCTGCTTCATTGTTTGCTCTAAAATTGGGATTAACTATTGGTGGTGCATTGGTTGGATATATTTTAGCCTATTACGGGTTTGTAGCAAACGAAGTACAAAATGCTGAAACAATAATGGGGATAAGATTACTAATGAGTTTTTATCCGGCAGTATTTGGAATAATTGGTGCTGCTTTAATGTTATTCTATCCTTTAAATAATAAAATGATGTTGAAAATTGAATATGATTTATTTGTTAGAAAAAATAGTGATAATTAA
- a CDS encoding TonB-dependent receptor: MWLSIYFSKRKLISLFCLTVFFVLQTVVSAQTGNIKGKILDQNSSETLLGSNISIKGTSLGAASDLEGNYIVRNIPVGQYTIEVSYIGYISKTLEINIIENRTIEQDFYLEAKTIEGETVTVTGQASGQLEAINRQLTSNTITNVVSSEQIRELPDDNAATALSRLPGVSLMNGDEVVIRGMESKLNQVLINGIQLPSTNMETRSTNLGFISSSMISSIEVVKAITPDMDANTIGGVVNLKLMEAPADLHFDVLTQGNYNYSDRNYNNYKFWGSVSNRFFDNKFGVFLQANADRSDGGNQTASIGLTRDGSSNLAYGQSAYFTNSANFGYGRSIVDIAGGSLLMDYKLPNGKIILQNTYAGNFTDQRNNIIGLDFDGTDIHYTVDRNKFGRDLWINALQAENSFGDLKVEASLAHSSTNQYTRNAYSPWGSGNGWTDFNNETGFDAPFGVGSDGLPIRYTGTAQAGITLQRAYAIFDNINPSDPDSATLEGWVSSIKNRFNQHLYNGSFDVSKPVNFSTDITATFKAGGKYVKTTRVNDFNRTYTGSSDDDTYNRVEDFFPIHRDAENRMRLTDVLDDDFDRGKNYLSDQYDFKNGFKYVIDADVYDEWLYLAQTGWESALKEDDSWRDDWNGSEAFTAGYIMGTFNFFRNLTLIAGLRYENYNMNYRAQFTLVTHNVYGDAISTKVGTAVVPYDYYNVDRYDINYFPNFHLKYQVNGWSDMRIAYTNSIIRPDYSQIIPKMTVFPGSNYVIGNPNLKPTTAKNLDVIASVYSNIVGLFTINGFYKELEDAQYRTGIYYGNIDLYGDNVFMPDSALLWNDFKYQTKASDIVNTSLNNPNLGFIRGVELSWQTNFWYLPQPLNSLVLNVNYTKSGSNIDYRIIRNIPITVPDPNNPRKTITYFTTNDTVYSGRLLQQADDVINVALGVDYKGFSGRLSFNMRGNVLTSIGTRPEETSYTGNIYRWDFTIKQDLPIKGLSLSLNGLNIFHNGIESFRKFRLTKDSPITENLVSVLYSPTIYQFNLRYNF; the protein is encoded by the coding sequence ATGTGGCTAAGTATTTACTTTTCTAAAAGAAAACTAATTTCGCTTTTTTGCCTTACAGTATTTTTTGTTTTACAAACAGTTGTTTCTGCTCAAACTGGTAATATTAAAGGCAAAATTCTTGATCAAAATTCATCAGAAACATTACTTGGGTCAAATATTTCAATCAAGGGTACAAGTTTAGGGGCTGCTTCAGATTTAGAAGGAAATTATATTGTTCGTAATATACCTGTTGGTCAATATACAATAGAGGTTTCTTATATTGGTTATATTTCAAAAACTCTTGAAATAAATATAATTGAAAATAGAACAATTGAACAAGATTTTTATCTTGAAGCTAAAACAATTGAAGGCGAAACTGTAACCGTTACTGGTCAAGCATCAGGTCAGTTGGAAGCTATAAACAGGCAATTAACATCTAACACAATTACTAACGTAGTTTCTTCCGAACAAATCCGTGAATTACCGGATGATAACGCAGCAACAGCTCTAAGTCGTTTACCTGGTGTTTCTCTCATGAATGGAGACGAAGTTGTAATTCGTGGTATGGAATCAAAATTAAATCAGGTTTTAATTAACGGTATTCAATTACCATCAACAAATATGGAAACCCGTTCAACAAATCTTGGTTTTATTTCATCAAGTATGATTTCCAGTATTGAGGTTGTAAAAGCTATTACCCCCGATATGGATGCAAACACAATTGGAGGAGTTGTTAATTTAAAATTGATGGAAGCACCGGCTGACCTTCACTTCGATGTTCTTACTCAAGGAAATTATAACTATTCAGATAGAAATTATAATAATTATAAATTTTGGGGAAGCGTAAGTAATAGATTTTTTGATAATAAATTCGGTGTGTTTTTGCAAGCTAATGCCGATCGTTCCGATGGAGGAAATCAAACTGCTTCAATTGGACTTACACGAGACGGTTCAAGTAATTTGGCATATGGACAGTCTGCTTACTTTACAAATAGTGCAAATTTTGGATATGGAAGAAGCATTGTAGATATAGCTGGGGGCAGTCTTCTTATGGATTATAAGCTGCCGAACGGTAAAATTATTTTACAAAATACTTATGCAGGAAATTTTACAGACCAACGAAATAATATTATTGGGTTAGATTTTGATGGTACAGATATTCATTATACAGTTGATAGAAATAAGTTTGGCAGAGATTTATGGATCAACGCTTTGCAAGCTGAAAATAGTTTTGGTGACTTAAAAGTAGAAGCAAGTTTAGCTCATTCAAGTACAAATCAATATACAAGAAATGCTTATTCCCCATGGGGAAGCGGTAACGGATGGACTGACTTTAATAATGAAACTGGCTTTGATGCACCTTTTGGAGTTGGTTCCGATGGTTTACCAATTAGATATACTGGAACTGCTCAAGCTGGGATAACTTTACAAAGAGCCTATGCAATTTTTGATAATATTAATCCTTCCGATCCTGATAGTGCAACTTTGGAAGGCTGGGTATCTTCTATTAAAAATAGATTTAATCAACACTTGTATAATGGGTCTTTTGATGTTTCGAAACCTGTTAATTTTTCCACAGATATTACGGCAACATTTAAAGCTGGCGGAAAATATGTGAAAACAACACGCGTTAATGATTTTAATAGAACTTACACCGGTTCATCTGATGATGATACATATAACAGAGTAGAAGATTTCTTCCCTATACATAGGGATGCTGAAAATAGAATGAGATTAACTGACGTTTTAGACGATGATTTTGATAGAGGGAAAAATTATTTAAGCGATCAGTATGATTTTAAGAATGGATTTAAATATGTAATAGATGCTGATGTTTATGACGAATGGCTTTACTTAGCTCAAACAGGCTGGGAATCTGCTTTAAAAGAGGATGACAGTTGGAGAGATGATTGGAATGGTTCAGAAGCTTTTACGGCTGGTTATATTATGGGGACTTTTAATTTCTTTAGAAACCTTACTTTAATAGCCGGTCTTCGTTATGAAAATTATAACATGAATTATCGTGCTCAGTTTACTCTTGTTACACATAATGTTTATGGCGATGCAATTAGTACAAAAGTAGGAACAGCAGTTGTTCCTTATGATTATTACAATGTTGATAGATATGATATAAATTACTTCCCAAACTTTCATTTAAAATATCAAGTTAATGGTTGGTCGGATATGAGAATAGCATATACGAACAGTATTATACGTCCGGATTATTCGCAAATTATTCCTAAAATGACTGTTTTCCCGGGCAGTAATTATGTAATTGGTAATCCTAATTTAAAACCAACAACAGCAAAAAACTTAGATGTTATTGCATCTGTTTACAGTAATATTGTTGGTCTTTTTACAATTAATGGATTCTATAAAGAGTTAGAAGATGCACAGTACAGAACAGGAATTTATTATGGAAATATTGATTTGTATGGCGACAATGTATTCATGCCGGATTCAGCACTTTTGTGGAACGATTTTAAATATCAAACTAAAGCTTCAGATATTGTTAATACATCGTTGAATAATCCAAACTTAGGTTTTATTAGAGGTGTTGAATTATCTTGGCAAACAAACTTTTGGTATTTACCTCAGCCATTAAATTCACTAGTATTAAATGTGAACTATACAAAATCAGGATCAAATATTGATTATCGCATAATTAGAAATATACCAATAACGGTTCCAGATCCAAATAATCCCCGTAAAACTATAACTTATTTTACAACAAATGATACTGTTTACAGCGGCAGGTTGCTTCAACAAGCGGACGATGTAATTAACGTTGCTTTAGGTGTTGATTATAAAGGATTTTCAGGTCGTTTATCGTTTAATATGAGAGGTAATGTGTTAACCTCTATTGGGACTAGACCAGAAGAAACTTCATATACCGGAAATATTTATAGATGGGATTTTACAATTAAACAAGATTTACCAATTAAAGGTTTAAGTCTATCACTGAATGGATTAAATATTTTCCATAACGGAATTGAATCATTTAGGAAATTTAGACTTACAAAAGATTCTCCAATAACAGAAAATTTAGTTTCGGTTTTATATTCGCCAACAATTTATCAATTTAATTTAAGGTATAATTTTTAA
- a CDS encoding T9SS type A sorting domain-containing protein codes for MRKLLLLLAVLTLLPLATVFSQTLEDYILEHRGDSLVIKDDIDFGAPNALFSVINADTLNVPAGRVYVLKAFGNYTLANNPTTSATQKTIIMGETTESVKTSKGDAPPVVAGAVLEGGNTTPFITSGSDLLVKNINMAVGNAAGGLGWNCFGLAGPGMRIQVENCIIEHNLWTVIGGQPTNSRIFFINNYFVNLLGHTCRRNGGVLDFFSNQDTIWVENNTHVNVQGLLYKSRDNYVINRQVFNHNNFINCSSYPLMNRGGHPNYSVTNNIFVNTNVQGMSAVLIGADAGEVDPEGLPMGIVNLHADSTFLANGASFYADRNLTYWDPSLSDVATTLNGSAVNGMTDWVSQMIPMNTRTAAMFADDATYPKLTNGTWYSKLPNFAETDVLFTTQLQVLKEFSIATVDTTYSGSLTAWRQPNNPEADNFIYADWPTPIDLSYDDADLLTAGLGGFPVGDLAWFPAKYTEWMNQRDAEYTVIHNTLNGIVGVEKVDGVPVKFSLDQNYPNPFNPSTVINFSIPKSGNVSLKVYDAVGQEVATLINEFKNAANYKINFNGANLSTGVYFYKLDANGFVQTKKMLLIK; via the coding sequence ATGAGAAAGTTACTTTTACTTCTGGCGGTATTAACATTACTACCGTTAGCTACTGTATTTTCACAAACATTGGAAGACTACATTTTAGAACATCGTGGAGATTCTCTTGTAATTAAAGATGATATCGACTTTGGGGCACCAAACGCACTGTTTTCCGTAATAAATGCGGATACACTTAATGTACCTGCTGGACGTGTATATGTATTAAAAGCATTTGGAAATTATACTCTTGCAAATAACCCAACAACTTCTGCAACCCAAAAAACAATTATTATGGGTGAAACAACCGAATCTGTAAAAACAAGTAAAGGCGATGCTCCACCAGTTGTTGCTGGTGCTGTGTTGGAAGGTGGAAATACTACTCCATTTATTACAAGTGGTTCAGATCTTCTTGTGAAGAATATAAATATGGCTGTTGGTAATGCTGCTGGTGGTCTTGGATGGAATTGCTTCGGTTTAGCAGGCCCAGGTATGAGAATACAAGTTGAAAACTGTATTATTGAACATAACCTTTGGACAGTTATTGGTGGTCAACCTACAAATTCAAGAATATTCTTTATAAATAATTATTTTGTAAACTTGTTAGGCCATACATGCCGTCGTAATGGTGGTGTGTTGGATTTCTTCTCAAATCAAGATACAATTTGGGTTGAAAATAATACACACGTTAACGTTCAAGGTCTTTTGTATAAATCAAGAGATAATTATGTAATTAACAGACAAGTTTTCAATCACAATAATTTTATTAATTGTAGCTCATATCCTCTAATGAACAGAGGCGGACATCCAAATTATAGTGTTACAAATAATATTTTTGTAAATACTAATGTGCAAGGAATGTCTGCTGTGCTAATTGGCGCTGATGCCGGTGAAGTTGATCCTGAAGGCTTACCAATGGGTATTGTTAATTTACATGCCGATTCTACATTTTTGGCAAACGGTGCATCTTTCTATGCAGATAGAAACTTAACTTATTGGGACCCAAGTCTAAGTGATGTTGCAACAACATTAAATGGCAGTGCAGTAAATGGAATGACTGATTGGGTTTCACAAATGATCCCAATGAATACAAGAACTGCTGCAATGTTTGCAGATGATGCTACATATCCTAAATTAACTAACGGAACATGGTATTCAAAACTTCCTAATTTTGCAGAAACTGATGTGTTGTTTACTACTCAACTTCAAGTATTGAAAGAATTTTCAATTGCAACTGTAGATACTACATATTCTGGTTCTTTAACTGCTTGGCGTCAACCAAATAACCCAGAAGCAGATAATTTCATATATGCAGACTGGCCGACACCAATTGATCTTTCATATGATGATGCAGATTTATTAACTGCAGGTCTTGGCGGTTTTCCAGTTGGCGATTTAGCATGGTTCCCAGCTAAATATACAGAATGGATGAATCAAAGAGATGCAGAATATACAGTAATTCATAATACTCTTAATGGAATAGTTGGTGTGGAAAAAGTTGATGGTGTGCCAGTAAAATTCAGTTTAGATCAAAATTATCCTAATCCATTTAACCCTTCAACAGTTATTAACTTCTCAATTCCTAAATCAGGAAATGTTTCATTAAAAGTTTATGATGCTGTTGGTCAAGAAGTTGCTACTTTAATTAACGAATTCAAGAATGCTGCTAACTATAAAATAAATTTCAATGGTGCAAATCTATCAACTGGAGTTTATTTCTATAAATTGGATGCAAATGGTTTCGTACAAACAAAGAAAATGTTATTAATCAAATAG
- a CDS encoding peptidyl-prolyl cis-trans isomerase has product MPFYKAKHVLKLRKYLILIILAFIILSCINNNANSSEDELIIAKIGEDYIVKLSDLKQYIKDWNYNQKFRDKEKVYKNALNDLVTNQLKRFDFFDRKLDQNKDLMSKERRLINSEIINSYFDKKFASKYVNDSAAAKAYKEMDKEVICNDILLPIPENTFQQKLDSLKAIALEIENYISNNLNIDELIKKYSLQNTLVSAQKNYTWSQSMNDPLAFVAYQLQIGSTQVLYNIDGFHILKAIDAKKIKLEPFEEMKDAIISDLKKGYYQTYNDEYSDFRKNLIDYSSIIWNERGLDQIVKWSNTDKFFGEAYKDTMQNAISNGNNFEILTYNKGKVDLKEFLRLLDEVVILNPNIQLNPKSVKDFISEAVYDDNVVKAAQKIGLEEKIINPYTDNLVVKSKLSYLYNQAIIEGNIPEITPETLKKFYDEQRDSIFYQLKKINLYTRIYSDKEKAEKEIEDINSGIPFEKISNRWFVKTYIRERDGSLKSFRSIEPPYLAEAAFKLELNEVAGPIEFDDVEKGKQFAVIKAINIMPEKQLTFDEVKGKRIEEEFKNYYRQKISDEVNAKLMKKYNVKIYEDVLSQAINAK; this is encoded by the coding sequence ATGCCTTTTTACAAAGCAAAACACGTGTTGAAATTAAGGAAATATCTTATACTTATAATTTTAGCTTTTATAATTTTAAGCTGTATTAATAATAATGCTAATTCTTCTGAAGACGAATTAATAATTGCCAAAATTGGTGAAGATTATATTGTTAAATTAAGTGATTTGAAGCAATATATTAAAGACTGGAATTACAACCAAAAATTTAGAGACAAAGAAAAAGTTTATAAAAATGCACTAAATGATTTAGTAACCAACCAACTGAAAAGATTTGATTTCTTTGATAGAAAATTAGATCAAAACAAAGATTTAATGAGCAAAGAAAGACGTTTAATAAATAGTGAAATAATTAATTCATACTTCGATAAAAAATTTGCTTCAAAATATGTAAATGATAGTGCTGCCGCTAAAGCTTATAAGGAAATGGATAAAGAAGTTATCTGCAATGATATTTTATTACCTATTCCCGAAAATACATTTCAACAAAAACTTGATTCACTAAAAGCAATAGCTTTGGAAATTGAAAATTATATTAGTAATAATTTAAACATAGATGAGCTTATTAAAAAATATTCCCTTCAAAATACTTTAGTAAGCGCACAAAAAAATTATACTTGGTCGCAAAGTATGAATGATCCTTTGGCTTTTGTTGCGTATCAATTGCAAATTGGTTCTACGCAAGTGCTGTACAATATTGATGGATTTCATATTTTAAAAGCGATCGACGCAAAAAAAATAAAATTAGAACCTTTTGAAGAAATGAAAGACGCAATTATTTCTGATCTTAAAAAGGGATATTATCAAACATACAATGATGAGTACAGTGATTTTAGGAAAAATCTTATAGATTATAGCTCTATTATATGGAATGAACGAGGTCTGGATCAAATTGTTAAGTGGTCAAATACCGATAAATTCTTTGGCGAAGCTTATAAAGATACAATGCAAAATGCAATTTCAAACGGTAACAATTTTGAAATTCTAACATATAACAAAGGTAAAGTTGATTTAAAAGAATTCCTTAGACTTCTTGATGAAGTTGTAATTTTAAATCCAAATATCCAATTAAATCCCAAAAGTGTAAAAGATTTTATTTCAGAAGCAGTGTATGATGATAATGTTGTTAAGGCTGCGCAAAAAATTGGATTGGAAGAAAAGATAATTAATCCATATACGGATAATTTAGTTGTTAAAAGTAAATTGTCTTATTTATACAACCAGGCAATTATTGAAGGAAATATTCCGGAAATCACACCAGAAACTTTAAAGAAATTTTACGATGAGCAAAGAGATTCAATATTCTATCAACTAAAAAAAATAAATCTTTATACAAGAATTTATTCCGATAAAGAAAAAGCTGAGAAGGAAATTGAAGATATAAATAGTGGTATTCCATTTGAAAAAATTTCTAATAGATGGTTTGTTAAAACATATATACGTGAACGTGATGGCTCCCTAAAATCATTTAGAAGTATTGAACCGCCATATTTGGCTGAAGCTGCTTTTAAATTGGAGTTAAACGAAGTTGCTGGACCAATTGAATTTGATGATGTCGAAAAGGGAAAACAGTTTGCCGTTATAAAAGCAATTAACATTATGCCGGAAAAACAGCTCACATTTGATGAAGTTAAAGGAAAAAGAATAGAAGAAGAATTTAAAAATTATTATCGTCAAAAAATTTCGGATGAAGTTAATGCAAAGCTGATGAAGAAATACAATGTTAAAATTTATGAAGATGTATTATCTCAGGCAATAAACGCTAAATAG
- a CDS encoding leucine-rich repeat domain-containing protein, translated as MKTLKILYLLIFIAMLFAKSLTAQTLHISGNISTKTEVVKNAKISFIETDDTSKRYEAFSDEFGNYNIDVITSVESTKNQLPTKFELGQNYPNPFSSETAISYKLKENSDVSITIYDMLGREVKKYHEGQQNAGVHGIIWDGRNSIGEKVATGIYFYRLKTGKETIVNKMLLSREADIKNSLSLNHHFVSASELKKESGKPISFKLKIENTANTEPRIAWKKIDNLPIENDTTINISVNKLPIAKAGEDDSVKVGQYVTLDGSQSKVGDGDVLYYDWIPDSTNPAEVRILWSEIQPNVAFSYPGTYKFSLVVNDGIADSEPDEVLIEVGERGESKFEDAVLEAYIRFELKDPKGELTKEKLESMTSFNSLGIFGDVTSLIGIENCINFEILNLSSNKITDLEPLSSLTKLEELNLNQNRILADISPLANLINLKILDLSTNIIADISPLKNLTQLTFLSLAWNPITDIAALEGMTELRELYINYSVQNGPKLKNTHVISRLTKLETLWVGDYDIEEISFVSTLTNCDYMSLNFNTVSDITGISNCNKLYKLKLDNNNLTDITPLEEGMESLKYLDLADNQITNIEPLVKNTNFGQGDLIFINRNPLDEISKTQYIPELRNRGVVVSF; from the coding sequence ATGAAAACACTTAAAATTTTATACTTACTAATTTTTATAGCAATGTTATTTGCAAAAAGTTTAACCGCCCAAACATTACATATTAGTGGAAATATATCAACGAAAACTGAAGTTGTGAAGAATGCAAAAATATCATTTATTGAAACAGATGATACCTCAAAGCGATACGAAGCATTTAGTGATGAATTCGGAAACTATAATATTGATGTAATTACTTCAGTAGAAAGCACGAAAAATCAATTACCAACAAAATTTGAATTGGGACAAAATTACCCTAATCCTTTTTCAAGTGAGACGGCAATTTCATATAAACTCAAAGAAAACTCAGATGTAAGCATTACAATCTATGATATGCTGGGTAGAGAAGTAAAAAAGTATCATGAAGGTCAACAAAATGCCGGTGTGCATGGAATAATTTGGGACGGAAGAAATAGTATCGGCGAGAAAGTTGCAACTGGTATATACTTTTATCGATTAAAAACTGGAAAAGAAACTATTGTAAATAAAATGCTTTTATCGAGAGAAGCAGACATAAAGAACAGTTTGAGTTTAAACCATCACTTTGTTTCGGCAAGCGAACTTAAAAAGGAATCAGGCAAACCAATAAGTTTTAAGTTAAAGATAGAAAATACAGCCAACACTGAACCAAGAATAGCTTGGAAGAAGATTGATAATTTACCAATAGAGAATGACACGACAATAAATATCTCCGTTAATAAGTTGCCGATTGCTAAAGCTGGTGAAGATGACAGTGTGAAAGTTGGGCAATATGTTACATTAGATGGTTCACAAAGTAAAGTAGGCGATGGAGATGTTCTATATTATGATTGGATACCTGATTCTACTAATCCGGCTGAAGTAAGAATTCTTTGGTCTGAAATACAGCCAAATGTTGCTTTTAGTTATCCAGGTACATACAAGTTTTCATTAGTGGTAAATGATGGTATTGCTGATAGTGAACCGGATGAAGTATTAATAGAAGTAGGTGAAAGGGGTGAAAGCAAATTTGAAGACGCTGTATTAGAAGCATATATACGATTTGAACTAAAAGATCCTAAAGGTGAACTTACCAAGGAGAAGCTGGAATCGATGACATCTTTTAATTCACTAGGAATATTTGGTGATGTAACTTCGTTAATTGGGATCGAGAATTGCATAAATTTTGAGATACTGAATTTAAGTTCAAATAAAATAACAGATTTAGAACCCTTATCTAGTTTAACAAAGCTTGAAGAGCTTAATTTAAATCAGAATCGAATTCTCGCGGATATTTCACCTTTAGCTAATCTGATAAACTTGAAAATACTAGATTTATCTACTAATATAATAGCAGATATTTCACCACTTAAGAATTTGACCCAATTAACATTTCTTTCTTTAGCATGGAACCCAATTACAGATATTGCTGCTTTGGAAGGGATGACGGAACTTCGTGAACTATATATTAATTATTCAGTTCAGAATGGTCCAAAATTAAAAAATACTCATGTCATCTCGAGATTAACAAAATTAGAAACATTATGGGTAGGCGATTATGATATTGAAGAAATATCTTTTGTTTCTACATTAACAAACTGTGATTACATGAGCTTAAATTTTAATACAGTTTCAGATATCACGGGGATATCCAATTGTAATAAGTTATATAAGCTTAAACTAGATAATAATAATTTAACTGATATTACACCTCTTGAAGAAGGCATGGAAAGTTTAAAATATCTTGATTTAGCTGATAATCAAATTACAAATATTGAACCATTGGTAAAGAACACTAATTTTGGACAAGGAGATTTAATATTTATAAATCGCAATCCATTAGATGAAATTTCAAAAACACAATATATACCGGAATTAAGAAACCGTGGAGTTGTAGTATCTTTTTAA
- a CDS encoding caspase family protein, whose translation MILFSIVLKGQSIVYHAVIAGIDNYNGVANNLQYAVQDAYDMKQTLINHQGFLAANIEYKINTDANSDELSDDLAYMPRGTGKTNLFFFSGHGSTDGILTYHSDLPQYLAPYNINSFLGYQGFNQFTAIIDACNSGVFVDEMTNGVILSACTANQNAYELAYLENGCFTEFIIEGLRNNAAADINGILSAEGLLGYTFYRTIGASCGQQVPQLKDNYSGKLVLNSNVLAKTQQYNQEEYLVENNEPSEYYLHANYPNPFNPSSTINYIVKEIGNVNITIYDALGRKVKELVNEIKEPGSYNVKFDGSDLATGIYIYTMRVNNFFESKKMILNK comes from the coding sequence ATGATCTTGTTCAGTATAGTTCTAAAAGGACAAAGTATAGTATATCATGCTGTAATTGCTGGCATAGATAATTACAATGGAGTTGCAAATAATCTACAATACGCAGTACAAGATGCATATGATATGAAACAAACCTTAATAAATCATCAAGGTTTTTTAGCGGCAAATATTGAGTATAAAATTAATACTGACGCTAATAGCGATGAATTAAGTGACGATTTAGCATATATGCCACGCGGAACTGGAAAAACAAATTTATTCTTTTTTTCTGGTCACGGATCTACAGATGGAATTCTAACCTATCATAGTGATTTACCTCAATATCTTGCTCCCTACAATATTAATAGCTTTCTTGGTTATCAGGGTTTTAATCAATTCACTGCAATAATAGATGCATGTAATTCCGGAGTGTTTGTTGATGAAATGACAAATGGCGTAATTCTTTCTGCTTGCACAGCCAATCAAAATGCTTATGAATTAGCTTATTTAGAAAATGGTTGTTTTACAGAATTTATTATTGAAGGTTTAAGAAATAATGCTGCAGCAGATATAAATGGTATTCTTTCTGCTGAAGGTCTTTTAGGGTATACATTTTACAGAACCATTGGAGCTTCATGTGGCCAACAAGTTCCTCAGTTGAAGGATAATTACAGTGGCAAATTGGTGCTGAATAGTAATGTTCTAGCGAAAACACAGCAGTATAATCAAGAAGAATATCTTGTAGAAAACAATGAGCCATCAGAATATTATCTACATGCAAATTATCCAAATCCATTTAACCCGTCATCAACTATAAATTATATTGTAAAAGAAATAGGCAATGTAAATATTACAATTTATGATGCGCTTGGCAGAAAGGTAAAAGAATTAGTTAATGAAATAAAAGAACCCGGAAGTTATAATGTAAAATTTGATGGCTCGGACCTTGCAACAGGAATTTACATATACACTATGCGAGTGAACAACTTCTTTGAAAGTAAAAAAATGATTTTAAATAAATAG